From the Musa acuminata AAA Group cultivar baxijiao chromosome BXJ3-7, Cavendish_Baxijiao_AAA, whole genome shotgun sequence genome, one window contains:
- the LOC135642587 gene encoding putative UPF0496 protein 2: protein MTSPLNVNEEYKKTLRTKSFIDMCSKVHQQLRRTISSSEDDDGDKDEASHRPTVSYTKHSEFLLELSQESVVEAATATIDGCSAYLYLHSLLLEYFDVTFRACTACTNVLASINRARERHRSIRHLLIKLSSTCLFDGDCTEFDPLASLLQLDNPLHPQNLANFHSVQSHCSLLMQQLARAHRGILRRLRFVRLTKKATGIVMISTCSVALVVAVVIAVHTVIGFGVVAAAAPVVMATRPRAGMRWVRTERARDLGRLGAQVDAAAKGAYIVGRDLDTVSRMVRRVQDEVEHEQEVARMALRARERQLVREVARVVEGGAAGMEAQMEELEEHVCLCLITINRSRRMVAQEMMEGGAEPAVANAMA, encoded by the coding sequence ATGACGAGCCCATTAAACGTCAATGAGGAGTACAAGAAGACCCTCAGAACGAAATCTTTCATCGACATGTGCTCCAAAGTCCATCAACAGCTCCGGCGGACCATCTCATCTTCCGAGGACGATGATGGTGATAAGGATGAGGCGAGTCATCGTCCAACCGTATCATACACTAAACACTCCGAGTTCCTTCTCGAGCTCAGTCAAGAATCTGTTGTCGAAGCAGCCACGGCCACCATTGATGGCTGCAGCGCCTACCTCTATCTCCACTCCCTACTCCTCGAGTATTTTGATGTCACATTCAGGGCGTGCACGGCGTGCACTAATGTTTTGGCATCCATCAACCGCGCCAGAGAACGCCACCGGTCCATTCGCCATCTTCTCATCAAACTGTCATCTACTTGTTTATTTGATGGTGATTGCACCGAGTTCGACCCTCTTGCTTCCCTTCTCCAGCTAGATAATCCGCTCCACCCAcagaatcttgccaactttcactcTGTGCAGTCCCATTGTAGTCTTCTGATGCAGCAACTGGCAAGAGCTCATCGAGGAATCCTCAGAAGGCTGAGATTTGTCCGGCTAACCAAGAAGGCCACCGGAATCGTAATGATCAGTACATGCAGCGTCGCCTTGGTGGTCGCAGTGGTCATCGCGGTGCACACGGTGATCGGTTTCGGAGTCGTGGCGGCGGCAGCTCCGGTGGTGATGGCGACAAGGCCACGGGCGGGGATGAGGTGGGTGAGGACCGAGAGAGCGAGGGATTTGGGAAGGCTGGGCGCGCAGGTGGACGCAGCGGCCAAGGGTGCGTACATCGTGGGGAGGGACTTGGACACGGTGAGCCGAATGGTACGGCGGGTGCAAGACGAGGTGGAGCACGAGCAGGAGGTGGCGAGGATGGCGTTGAGGGCCAGGGAGCGGCAGCTCGTGAGGGAGGTGGCCAGGGTGGTGGAAGGCGGGGCGGCGGGTATGGAAGCGCAGATGGAGGAGTTGGAGGAGCATGTCTGCTTGTGCTTGATCACCATCAACAGGAGCAGGAGGATGGTGGCACAGGAGATGATGGAAGGTGGTGCTGAGCCTGCAGTGGCCAACGCAATGGCttga